From a single Pseudomonas cremoricolorata genomic region:
- a CDS encoding urate hydroxylase PuuD, translating to MEAHLHEWLNLSIRWVHMITGVAWIGASFYFVWLENNLDRRQPREGLSGDLWAIHGGGIYHLEKYKLAPPQMPENLHWFKWEAYFTWMSGIALLCVVFYWNPTLYLLAPGSTLSGTEGVAIGIGSLIAGWFIYDLLCDSPLGKRPMLLGAVLFVLIIAACWGFSLVFSGRGAYLHTGAIIGTIMVGNVFRIIMPAQRQLVAAIAENKTPDPLLPAKGLLRSRHNNYFTLPVLFIMISNHFPSTYGSQYNWLILAGIAVAAVLIRHYFNTRHASNKYAWTLPAGALAMICLAYVTGPKPLPTAADQAAGQIRYQPLPATAVGGKSAAEHRAEQAAQAAAAPPQAPADARTPASAEAFTQVHEVIQQRCTVCHSATPTSPLFSTAPGGVLFDTPEQMHAQAARIQAQAVASQIMPLGNITQMTNDERKLVGDWIAKGAPLD from the coding sequence GTGGAAGCACACCTTCACGAGTGGCTGAACCTGAGCATCCGCTGGGTGCACATGATCACCGGCGTGGCCTGGATCGGCGCGTCGTTCTATTTTGTCTGGCTGGAAAACAACCTCGACCGCAGGCAACCCCGCGAAGGACTGTCGGGCGATTTATGGGCGATCCACGGTGGCGGTATCTATCACCTGGAAAAGTACAAGCTGGCGCCGCCGCAGATGCCCGAGAACCTGCACTGGTTCAAATGGGAAGCCTATTTCACCTGGATGTCAGGCATCGCCCTGCTCTGCGTGGTGTTCTACTGGAACCCGACCCTGTACCTGCTGGCACCGGGCAGCACACTGTCGGGCACTGAAGGCGTGGCCATCGGCATCGGCTCGCTGATCGCCGGCTGGTTCATCTACGACCTGCTCTGCGACTCGCCACTGGGTAAACGGCCGATGCTGCTCGGTGCGGTGCTGTTCGTGCTGATCATCGCTGCCTGCTGGGGTTTCAGCCTGGTGTTCAGTGGCCGCGGCGCGTACCTGCACACGGGGGCGATCATCGGCACCATCATGGTCGGCAACGTGTTCCGCATCATCATGCCGGCGCAGCGCCAGCTGGTCGCCGCCATCGCCGAAAACAAGACGCCCGACCCGCTGCTGCCGGCCAAGGGCCTGCTGCGCTCGCGGCACAACAACTACTTCACCCTGCCGGTGCTGTTCATCATGATCAGCAACCACTTCCCCAGCACCTACGGCAGCCAGTACAACTGGCTGATCCTGGCCGGCATCGCCGTCGCCGCCGTGCTGATTCGCCACTACTTCAACACCCGCCACGCCAGCAACAAGTACGCCTGGACTCTGCCTGCCGGCGCCCTGGCGATGATCTGCCTGGCCTATGTCACAGGTCCCAAGCCGCTGCCCACTGCAGCCGATCAGGCTGCTGGCCAGATTCGCTACCAGCCGCTGCCTGCCACCGCCGTGGGCGGCAAGAGCGCCGCCGAGCATCGCGCCGAGCAGGCTGCACAAGCAGCGGCTGCACCGCCCCAGGCCCCGGCAGACGCCCGCACACCGGCAAGCGCCGAGGCCTTCACCCAGGTTCACGAGGTTATCCAGCAACGCTGCACCGTGTGCCATTCGGCCACCCCCACCAGCCCGCTGTTCAGCACCGCCCCGGGCGGCGTGCTGTTCGACACCCCAGAGCAGATGCATGCCCAGGCTGCGCGCATCCAGGCCCAGGCCGTGGCCAGCCAGATCATGCCGCTGGGCAACATCACCCAGATGACCAACGACGAACGCAAGCTGGTCGGCGACTGGATCGCCAAGGGCGCGCCCCTCGACTAG
- a CDS encoding ureidoglycolate lyase: MRTLMIEPLSKEAFAPFGDVIETDGSDHFMINNGSTMRFHKLATVETAEPEDRAIISIFRAEALDMPLTIRMLERHPLGSQAFIPLLGNPFLIVVAPLGDAPVSGLVRAFLSNGRQGVNYHRGVWHHPVLTIEKRDDFLVVDRSGAGNNCDEHYFTEEQLMILSPH; encoded by the coding sequence ATGCGCACCCTGATGATCGAGCCCCTGAGCAAAGAAGCCTTCGCCCCTTTCGGTGACGTGATCGAAACCGACGGCAGCGACCACTTCATGATCAACAACGGCTCGACCATGCGCTTCCACAAGCTCGCCACGGTCGAGACCGCCGAGCCTGAAGACAGGGCGATCATCAGCATCTTCCGCGCCGAGGCGCTGGACATGCCGCTGACCATTCGCATGCTTGAACGTCATCCGCTGGGCAGCCAGGCGTTCATTCCGCTGCTCGGCAACCCCTTTCTGATCGTGGTCGCGCCACTTGGCGATGCACCTGTATCGGGTCTGGTCCGTGCCTTCCTCAGCAATGGCAGGCAGGGCGTCAATTACCATCGCGGCGTCTGGCACCACCCGGTGCTGACGATCGAAAAGCGGGATGACTTCCTGGTGGTTGATCGCAGTGGTGCTGGCAACAACTGCGATGAGCATTACTTCACCGAGGAGCAATTGATGATCCTCAGTCCCCACTAA
- the uraD gene encoding 2-oxo-4-hydroxy-4-carboxy-5-ureidoimidazoline decarboxylase has product MTAFRTLTPSSLDRDAFIAAFADIYEHSPWVAQRVFDQGPSSELDQVEGLHQRMSAVLQAASHAEQLALINAHPDLAGKAAVRGELTESSTAEQAGAGIHQCTPEEFARFTALNHAYKARFAFPFIMAVRGSDRQQILAAFETRLHNDADSEFREALKQIDRIALLRLSQL; this is encoded by the coding sequence ATGACCGCCTTCCGCACCCTGACCCCGTCTTCCCTTGACCGCGATGCCTTCATCGCCGCCTTCGCCGACATCTACGAGCATTCGCCGTGGGTCGCCCAGCGCGTCTTCGATCAAGGGCCGTCGAGTGAACTGGATCAGGTCGAGGGTCTGCACCAGCGCATGAGCGCGGTGCTGCAGGCAGCCAGCCATGCCGAGCAACTGGCGCTGATCAACGCCCACCCGGATCTGGCTGGCAAGGCCGCGGTGCGTGGCGAACTGACCGAGTCGAGCACTGCCGAACAGGCCGGTGCCGGCATCCACCAGTGCACCCCGGAAGAGTTCGCCCGCTTCACCGCGCTCAACCACGCCTACAAGGCACGCTTCGCGTTTCCGTTCATCATGGCGGTGCGCGGCAGTGACCGGCAGCAGATTCTCGCCGCCTTCGAAACGCGCCTGCACAACGATGCAGACAGCGAGTTTCGCGAAGCCCTGAAACAGATCGACCGTATCGCCCTGCTGCGCCTTTCGCAGCTGTAA
- the puuE gene encoding allantoinase PuuE, whose amino-acid sequence MSANYPRDLIGYGNTPPHPQWPGNARIALSFVLNYEEGGERNILHGDKESEAFLSEMVAAQPLQGQRNQSMESLYEYGSRAGVWRLLKLFKDTGVPLTIFAVAMAAQRHPDVIRAMVDAGHEICSHGYRWIDYQNMDEAQEREHMLEAIRILTELTGERPLGWYTGRTSPNTRRLVMEEGGFLYDSDTYDDDLPYWERNNPTDKPHLVIPYTLDTNDMRFTQVQGFNCGEQFFQYLKDAFDVLYEEGAEAPKMLSIGLHCRLVGRPARLAALKRFVDYAKSHEQVWFARRVDIARHWHATHPCK is encoded by the coding sequence GTGAGCGCCAACTACCCTCGCGACCTGATCGGCTACGGCAACACCCCTCCTCACCCGCAGTGGCCGGGCAACGCCCGCATCGCCCTGTCGTTCGTGCTCAATTACGAAGAAGGCGGCGAGCGCAACATTCTCCATGGCGACAAGGAGTCGGAAGCGTTTCTGTCGGAAATGGTCGCGGCCCAGCCGCTGCAAGGCCAACGCAACCAGAGCATGGAATCGTTGTACGAGTACGGCAGCCGCGCCGGAGTCTGGCGCCTGCTCAAGCTGTTCAAGGACACCGGCGTGCCGCTGACCATCTTCGCGGTGGCCATGGCGGCGCAGCGTCACCCCGATGTGATTCGCGCCATGGTCGACGCTGGCCACGAGATCTGCAGCCACGGCTACCGCTGGATCGACTACCAGAACATGGACGAGGCCCAGGAACGCGAGCACATGCTCGAAGCCATCCGCATCCTCACCGAACTGACCGGCGAACGCCCGCTGGGCTGGTACACCGGCCGCACCAGCCCCAATACCCGGCGCCTGGTGATGGAAGAAGGCGGTTTTCTCTACGACAGCGACACCTACGACGATGACCTGCCCTACTGGGAACGCAACAACCCCACCGACAAGCCGCACCTGGTGATTCCCTACACCCTCGACACCAACGACATGCGCTTCACTCAGGTGCAAGGCTTCAACTGTGGCGAGCAGTTCTTCCAGTACCTGAAGGACGCCTTCGATGTGCTCTACGAAGAAGGTGCCGAAGCACCGAAGATGCTTTCCATCGGCCTGCACTGTCGCCTGGTCGGCCGTCCGGCGCGCCTGGCCGCCCTCAAGCGCTTCGTCGACTACGCGAAAAGCCACGAGCAGGTGTGGTTCGCCCGCCGCGTCGACATCGCCCGCCACTGGCACGCCACGCACCCCTGCAAATGA
- the uraH gene encoding hydroxyisourate hydrolase, giving the protein MGRLTTHVLDAAHGCPGSAIRVELYRVDGQRLELLGSALTNADGRLDTPLLQGDEYRSGVYQLQFAAGDYYRARGVALPDPAFLDVVVLRFGIDAAQDHYHVPLLISPYSYSTYRGS; this is encoded by the coding sequence ATGGGACGTCTGACTACCCACGTACTGGATGCCGCCCACGGCTGCCCCGGCAGCGCCATTCGCGTCGAGCTTTACCGTGTCGACGGCCAGCGTCTGGAGCTGCTCGGCAGTGCCCTGACCAACGCCGATGGCCGCCTCGACACGCCGCTGTTGCAGGGTGATGAGTATCGCTCCGGGGTCTACCAATTGCAGTTCGCCGCCGGCGACTACTACCGTGCGCGCGGCGTGGCGTTGCCCGACCCGGCCTTTCTCGACGTGGTGGTGCTGCGTTTTGGCATCGATGCCGCACAGGATCACTACCACGTGCCGCTGCTGATTTCGCCGTACAGCTATTCCACCTATCGCGGTAGCTGA
- a CDS encoding response regulator — protein MHVLLCEDDDLIASGICAGLTAQGLTVDRVATASAARQLLQTAQFDVMILDLGLPDEDGLKLLQRLRQQGEALPVLVLTARDAVSDRVDGLQAGADDYLLKPFDLRELAARLHSLLRRAAGRAVNTIEHGALRYDPSSCEAWLHGQTVDLSRREQALLQALLQNPGRVLSSEQLKDCVYGFTDEVESNALNVHIHHLRRKLGAGIVETVRGLGYRLGPAS, from the coding sequence ATGCACGTACTGCTATGCGAGGACGACGACCTCATCGCCAGTGGCATCTGTGCCGGGCTTACCGCCCAGGGCCTGACCGTCGACCGCGTGGCCACCGCCTCGGCGGCGCGGCAGTTGCTGCAGACCGCGCAATTCGACGTGATGATCCTCGACCTGGGCCTGCCCGATGAAGACGGCCTCAAGCTGTTACAGCGCCTGCGCCAGCAGGGCGAGGCGCTGCCGGTGCTGGTGCTGACCGCGCGCGATGCCGTCAGCGACCGGGTCGATGGCCTGCAGGCCGGCGCTGACGACTACCTGCTCAAACCTTTCGATCTGCGCGAGCTGGCCGCGCGCCTGCACAGCCTGCTGCGCCGCGCCGCCGGGCGCGCGGTCAACACCATCGAGCACGGCGCCCTGCGTTACGACCCCAGCAGCTGCGAAGCCTGGTTGCACGGCCAGACCGTCGACCTGTCGCGGCGCGAGCAGGCGCTGTTGCAGGCGCTGCTGCAGAACCCCGGCCGGGTGCTGTCGAGCGAGCAGCTCAAGGATTGCGTGTACGGTTTCACCGATGAAGTCGAGAGCAACGCCCTCAACGTGCACATCCACCACCTGCGGCGCAAACTCGGTGCAGGCATCGTCGAGACCGTGCGCGGGCTGGGCTATCGTCTGGGGCCGGCGTCATGA
- a CDS encoding ATP-binding protein — protein sequence MSLRVRLSLILGSAFVFIWALAAAWMLCDLRQQMMFSLDQRLVASARMVAGLIDQLPQPLSAKGQDARISADQLSVPDGMACQVTSLRGEILASNHQHDANLDDQGNGFNDQLIDGASWRTFTFSHGDVRITTADRHQEREALNRSILLVASAPVLMALLGSLGLLWIGLGKGLEPLNRMRDALRRRRADSVEPLQVAGLPSELQPLLDTQNQLFLRIAQTLERERRLTDDAAHELRSPLTVIKTHLQVARMTDGAVREQALEHAEQGADRLHRTLEQLLMLARVEGSLSFDDGVQCSAEQVARQAIHDAGGGDNRRIVLHLPEAATRTYLSMPGPLAVTALRNLLDNALRHGGQQAPVELEVQMSEGEVGFVVRDHGPGIANADLQHLTERFWRHSQSAGCGLGLAIVEAIAQRCAGQLRFDNQADGLRVCLQVPARVEA from the coding sequence ATGAGCCTGCGCGTTCGCCTGTCGCTGATTCTGGGCAGCGCCTTCGTATTCATCTGGGCGCTGGCGGCGGCGTGGATGCTCTGCGACCTGCGCCAGCAGATGATGTTCTCCCTCGATCAGCGCTTGGTGGCCTCGGCGCGTATGGTCGCCGGGCTGATCGACCAACTGCCGCAGCCGCTGAGCGCCAAGGGCCAGGATGCGCGCATTTCCGCCGACCAGCTCAGCGTGCCGGATGGCATGGCCTGCCAGGTCACCTCGCTGCGCGGGGAAATCCTGGCCAGTAACCACCAGCACGACGCCAACCTCGACGATCAGGGCAATGGCTTCAACGACCAGCTCATCGACGGTGCGTCCTGGCGCACCTTCACCTTCAGCCACGGCGATGTACGCATCACCACCGCCGACCGCCATCAGGAGCGCGAAGCGCTCAATCGCTCGATCCTGCTGGTGGCTTCGGCGCCGGTACTGATGGCCCTGCTCGGCAGCCTGGGGCTCTTGTGGATTGGTCTGGGCAAGGGTCTGGAGCCGCTCAACCGCATGCGCGATGCGCTGCGTCGGCGCCGCGCCGACAGCGTCGAGCCGTTGCAGGTGGCCGGCTTGCCCAGCGAATTGCAGCCGCTGCTCGATACCCAGAACCAGCTGTTCCTGCGTATCGCCCAGACTCTGGAGCGCGAGCGTCGCCTCACCGACGATGCCGCCCATGAACTGCGCAGCCCCCTGACGGTGATCAAGACCCACCTGCAAGTGGCACGCATGACCGACGGCGCGGTGCGCGAGCAGGCTCTGGAACATGCCGAGCAGGGCGCCGACCGGCTGCACCGCACCCTCGAACAATTGCTGATGCTGGCCCGTGTCGAGGGCAGCCTGTCGTTCGACGACGGTGTGCAGTGCAGCGCCGAGCAGGTGGCGCGCCAGGCCATTCACGACGCCGGTGGCGGCGACAACCGGCGCATCGTTTTGCACCTGCCCGAGGCCGCCACGCGAACCTACCTGAGCATGCCCGGCCCGCTCGCCGTCACCGCCTTGCGCAACCTGCTGGACAACGCCCTGCGTCACGGCGGGCAACAGGCGCCGGTGGAGTTGGAGGTGCAGATGAGCGAGGGCGAGGTGGGGTTCGTGGTGCGTGATCACGGCCCCGGCATCGCCAATGCCGATTTGCAGCACCTCACCGAGCGCTTCTGGCGGCACAGCCAAAGTGCCGGCTGCGGCCTGGGTCTGGCCATCGTCGAAGCCATCGCCCAGCGCTGCGCCGGGCAACTGCGTTTCGACAACCAGGCCGACGGCCTGCGCGTGTGCCTGCAAGTGCCCGCGCGCGTCGAGGCGTGA
- a CDS encoding aspartate aminotransferase family protein, whose amino-acid sequence MSSASSLAQVLPATAPQPLYEFSDSPLLLRQQQQESNARSYPRRIPLALKRARGIYVEDVEGRQFIDCLAGAGTLALGHNHPVVIEAIQRVLADELPLHTLDLTTPVKDRFVQDLFGVLPDALRREAKVQFCGPTGTDAVEAALKLARIATGRSNVLAFHGAYHGMSQGALSLMGSLGPKKALGALLNNNVQFLPFPYDYRCPFGLGGAAGVRANLHYLENLFNDPESGVQLPAAVIVEAVQGEGGMIPADVEWLRGLRRITEQHGVALIVDEIQSGFARTGKLFAFEHAGIVPDVVTLSKAIGGSLPLAVVVYREWLDQWGPGAHAGTFRGNQMAMAAGSAVIDYLLEHDLASHAAAMGERLCGHLRQLQRDYPQLGDIRGRGLMLGVELVDPAGAADAQGHPPACRQLAPKVQRECLRRGLIVELGGRHGAVVRFLPPLIISAEQIDEVAERFAQAVRAALAA is encoded by the coding sequence ATGTCTAGCGCTTCCAGCCTTGCCCAGGTGCTGCCGGCTACCGCGCCGCAGCCCTTGTACGAATTCAGCGACTCCCCGTTGCTGCTGCGTCAGCAGCAACAGGAATCCAACGCCCGCAGCTATCCACGGCGTATTCCCCTGGCGCTCAAGCGCGCCCGCGGCATCTACGTGGAAGATGTCGAGGGGCGGCAGTTCATCGACTGCCTGGCCGGTGCCGGCACCCTCGCCCTGGGGCACAACCATCCGGTGGTGATCGAGGCGATTCAGCGCGTGCTGGCAGACGAGCTGCCGCTGCACACCCTCGACCTCACCACCCCGGTCAAGGACCGTTTCGTCCAGGACCTGTTCGGCGTGCTGCCCGACGCACTACGCCGCGAAGCCAAGGTGCAGTTCTGCGGCCCAACCGGCACCGATGCCGTGGAAGCAGCCTTGAAGCTCGCGCGCATCGCCACCGGGCGCAGTAACGTGCTGGCCTTCCACGGTGCTTATCACGGCATGTCCCAGGGCGCGCTGAGCCTGATGGGCAGCCTGGGGCCGAAGAAGGCACTGGGCGCGCTGCTCAACAACAACGTGCAGTTCCTGCCTTTCCCTTATGACTACCGCTGCCCGTTCGGCCTGGGCGGCGCTGCCGGGGTGCGGGCCAACCTGCATTACTTGGAGAACCTGTTCAACGACCCCGAATCGGGCGTGCAGCTGCCAGCGGCGGTGATCGTCGAGGCGGTGCAGGGTGAGGGCGGTATGATCCCGGCCGATGTCGAATGGCTGCGCGGTCTTCGGCGTATCACCGAGCAGCATGGCGTGGCGTTGATCGTCGACGAAATCCAGAGCGGCTTCGCCCGCACCGGCAAGCTGTTCGCCTTCGAGCATGCCGGCATCGTTCCCGACGTGGTGACGCTGTCCAAGGCCATCGGCGGCAGCCTGCCGCTGGCGGTGGTGGTCTACCGTGAATGGCTCGACCAGTGGGGGCCAGGCGCCCACGCCGGCACGTTCCGCGGCAACCAGATGGCCATGGCCGCGGGTTCTGCGGTCATCGATTACCTGCTCGAACACGACCTGGCCAGCCACGCCGCCGCCATGGGCGAGCGCCTTTGTGGGCATCTGCGCCAATTGCAGCGCGACTACCCGCAGTTGGGCGATATCCGCGGGCGCGGCCTGATGCTGGGCGTCGAGCTGGTCGATCCGGCAGGGGCGGCGGATGCCCAAGGTCACCCGCCGGCCTGTCGCCAGCTGGCGCCCAAGGTGCAGCGTGAATGCCTGCGCCGCGGGCTGATCGTCGAGTTGGGCGGCCGGCATGGTGCGGTGGTGCGCTTCCTGCCACCGCTGATCATCAGCGCCGAGCAGATCGACGAAGTGGCCGAGCGCTTCGCCCAGGCTGTGCGCGCCGCGCTGGCCGCCTGA
- a CDS encoding siderophore-interacting protein produces MSSASASAQADRAEPSPAAQPPSGYRLFDLRVKRRLPITPSLLRLVFTGADVAQMNTLAPDQRVKLLFPAADGSLPAFDNRLHWNDARRQLPLDQRPPMRTYTIRALRRDAAEVDVDFVLHGINGPASAWATHATEGDRVQMVAPNLAFAGDPGGYEWKPPQGLQRLLLVGDETALPAIAGILQQLAEQASQARVQAFIEVPLLADCLELARPAHTELHWLAREQLRSEHGQAMLEAVREQAWLPTAAASAAGELDELNIDEDILWEQASGEGGEFHAWIAGESSTVMTLRRWLIQERGLDRRTLSLMGYWRAGRSLD; encoded by the coding sequence ATGTCCTCCGCCTCCGCCAGCGCCCAGGCCGACCGCGCCGAGCCCTCGCCCGCAGCGCAACCGCCCAGCGGCTATCGCCTGTTCGACCTCAGGGTCAAGCGCCGCCTGCCCATCACCCCATCGCTGCTGCGCCTGGTGTTCACCGGCGCCGACGTGGCGCAGATGAACACCCTGGCCCCCGATCAGCGGGTAAAGTTGCTGTTCCCTGCCGCAGATGGCTCGCTGCCGGCCTTCGACAACCGCCTGCACTGGAACGACGCGCGACGCCAGCTACCGCTCGACCAGCGCCCGCCAATGCGCACCTACACCATTCGCGCCCTGCGCCGCGATGCAGCGGAAGTGGATGTCGATTTCGTCCTGCACGGCATCAACGGCCCGGCCTCGGCCTGGGCGACCCATGCCACGGAGGGCGACCGGGTGCAGATGGTCGCGCCCAACCTGGCCTTTGCCGGCGACCCCGGCGGCTACGAATGGAAGCCACCGCAGGGCCTGCAACGGCTGTTGCTGGTGGGCGATGAAACCGCCTTGCCGGCCATCGCCGGGATTCTCCAGCAACTGGCCGAACAGGCCAGCCAGGCCCGTGTGCAAGCGTTCATCGAGGTGCCATTGCTGGCCGACTGTCTTGAGCTGGCGCGCCCGGCGCATACCGAACTGCACTGGCTGGCCCGCGAGCAACTGCGCAGCGAGCACGGCCAGGCCATGCTCGAGGCCGTGCGCGAACAGGCCTGGCTGCCGACCGCAGCGGCTTCGGCGGCTGGTGAACTGGATGAGCTGAATATCGACGAAGACATTCTCTGGGAACAGGCCAGTGGCGAGGGCGGTGAGTTTCACGCCTGGATCGCGGGCGAGTCGTCGACGGTGATGACCTTGCGCCGCTGGCTGATCCAGGAGCGCGGCCTCGATCGCCGCACCCTCAGCCTGATGGGCTACTGGCGCGCCGGGCGCAGCCTCGACTAA
- a CDS encoding alpha/beta hydrolase, whose translation MPLDPDLEGFLELAELGRMTGKSQPMHHLSVTLAREEFERSSQVLDPLPPAALEVVVHSLDMRDGACIEARLYRAAGTGECALPCILYLHGGGYVVGSLDSHDSICRRLAADGEFAVLAPAYRLAPEQRFPVAVNDAQDSAEWLYAHAESFGLDPQRLVVAGDSAGATLATVLAIAAAREPRAKGFAPCAQLLFYPVADVAQTHPSHQRFAEGYLLESDTLEWFYQHYLGDPAQREDWRVSPLRAESLPALAPVYLSLAEYDPLHDEGLAYAEHLRASGTPLTLVTQHGLTHDFLRMSGISGQVEGIYRAVREWLRAQLHS comes from the coding sequence ATGCCGCTGGACCCCGACCTGGAAGGTTTTCTGGAACTGGCCGAACTCGGCCGCATGACCGGCAAGAGCCAGCCGATGCACCACCTGAGCGTGACCCTGGCGCGTGAAGAGTTCGAGCGCAGCTCGCAGGTTCTCGACCCCTTGCCTCCCGCTGCGCTGGAGGTTGTCGTGCACAGCCTCGACATGCGCGACGGCGCGTGCATCGAGGCGCGGCTGTATCGCGCTGCGGGCACAGGTGAATGTGCGCTGCCGTGCATCCTGTATCTGCATGGCGGCGGCTACGTAGTCGGCAGTCTCGATTCGCACGACTCGATCTGCCGGCGCCTGGCCGCAGACGGCGAATTTGCCGTGCTGGCCCCGGCCTACCGACTGGCCCCCGAACAACGCTTCCCGGTGGCGGTGAATGACGCCCAGGACAGCGCCGAGTGGCTGTACGCGCATGCCGAGTCGTTCGGCCTCGACCCGCAGCGCCTGGTGGTGGCCGGCGACAGTGCCGGCGCGACCCTGGCCACGGTACTGGCCATCGCCGCTGCTCGCGAGCCTCGAGCCAAGGGCTTCGCACCCTGCGCACAATTGCTGTTCTACCCGGTCGCCGACGTGGCGCAGACCCACCCTTCACACCAGCGCTTCGCCGAGGGGTATCTGCTGGAAAGCGACACCCTCGAGTGGTTCTACCAGCACTACCTGGGCGACCCGGCCCAGCGCGAGGACTGGCGCGTCTCGCCGCTGCGCGCCGAAAGTCTGCCAGCGCTGGCCCCGGTCTACCTGAGCCTGGCCGAGTACGATCCGCTGCATGACGAGGGCCTGGCCTACGCCGAGCACCTGCGCGCCAGCGGCACGCCGCTGACCCTGGTGACCCAGCACGGGCTGACCCATGACTTCCTGCGCATGTCCGGCATCAGCGGGCAGGTCGAGGGCATTTATCGCGCGGTTCGCGAGTGGCTGCGTGCGCAGCTCCATTCCTAG
- a CDS encoding aminotransferase class V-fold PLP-dependent enzyme: MSDRRTFLKQAGLLAVALPLGASLEGCVHAAPQASSSASKWTHLQGLFDLDPDYLHFANFLITSHPRPVREAIARHRAWLDRNPAVAMDWDRQETWRHEAQVREWAGRYLNARPGQIALTGSTTEGLAMIYGGIQVRPDQEILTTKHEHYSTHYTLAFRSEREGTQVRKIRLFDDPAQVSIEQILDTIDRAIAPNTRVLGMTWVHSSSGVKLPVEQIGALVARHNRNRSEAERILYVIDGVHGFGVEDLDFARMNCDFFIAGTHKWLFGPRGTGIICARSETVENLTPLIPTFSEDDSFATRFTPGGYHAFEHRWALDEAFKLHLQLGKDQVQARIHQLNGYLREQLLSRRDIELVTPRSPALSSGFTFFRAKGRDCDQVAAALLARKVNVDAVARDVGPVIRTAPGLLNDEAQIDRLMAQLSAVLA; encoded by the coding sequence ATGAGCGACCGTCGTACCTTCCTCAAACAGGCGGGCCTGCTCGCCGTGGCGCTGCCGCTTGGCGCGAGCCTAGAAGGCTGCGTGCATGCAGCACCCCAGGCCAGCAGCAGCGCGAGCAAATGGACGCACCTGCAAGGGCTGTTCGACCTCGACCCGGACTACCTGCACTTCGCCAATTTCCTCATCACCTCGCACCCGCGCCCGGTGCGCGAGGCCATCGCCCGCCACCGCGCCTGGCTCGACCGCAACCCGGCAGTAGCCATGGACTGGGACCGCCAGGAGACCTGGCGGCACGAGGCGCAGGTGCGCGAATGGGCCGGGCGCTACCTCAACGCCCGGCCGGGACAGATCGCCCTGACCGGCAGCACCACCGAGGGTCTGGCGATGATCTACGGCGGCATCCAGGTGCGCCCGGATCAGGAAATCCTCACCACCAAGCATGAGCACTACTCGACCCATTACACCCTGGCCTTTCGCAGCGAGCGCGAGGGCACCCAGGTGCGCAAGATTCGCCTGTTCGATGATCCGGCGCAGGTGTCAATCGAGCAGATTCTCGACACCATCGACCGCGCCATTGCCCCGAACACCCGCGTGCTGGGCATGACCTGGGTGCATTCGAGCAGTGGCGTGAAACTGCCGGTCGAGCAGATCGGCGCGCTGGTGGCGCGGCATAACCGCAACCGCAGCGAAGCCGAGCGCATTCTCTATGTGATCGACGGCGTGCACGGTTTCGGCGTGGAAGACTTGGATTTTGCGCGCATGAACTGCGACTTCTTCATCGCCGGCACTCACAAGTGGCTGTTCGGCCCGCGCGGCACCGGAATCATCTGCGCGCGCAGTGAAACCGTGGAAAACCTCACGCCGCTGATCCCCACGTTCTCTGAAGACGACAGCTTCGCCACCCGTTTCACGCCCGGTGGTTACCACGCCTTCGAGCACCGCTGGGCGCTGGATGAGGCCTTCAAACTGCACCTGCAACTGGGCAAGGACCAGGTGCAGGCACGCATCCACCAGCTCAACGGCTACCTGCGCGAGCAATTGCTCAGCCGGCGCGATATCGAACTGGTGACGCCGCGCAGCCCGGCGTTGTCGTCGGGCTTCACCTTCTTCCGCGCCAAGGGCCGTGACTGCGATCAGGTGGCTGCGGCGCTGCTCGCGCGCAAGGTCAACGTCGATGCCGTGGCGCGCGACGTTGGCCCGGTGATTCGCACCGCGCCCGGCCTGCTCAACGATGAAGCGCAGATCGATCGATTGATGGCGCAGTTGTCGGCCGTACTGGCCTGA